In Aspergillus nidulans FGSC A4 chromosome II, a single window of DNA contains:
- a CDS encoding Ytp1 family protein (transcript_id=CADANIAT00005012) produces the protein MLQRISRAALAVFLLASIASALAHGDDHEMDMNMDMDHMDMGASHENAQPENGDDSPMSYFAYGQYTGWIVAHIALMVVAWCFVLPTAIMLSVARSRMALLSQFIFLVVNAVGLFVGIVYNSQTPDLYENNAHHKIGWVATWVISAQVVMALIFAYAGRGEKVENAYERAQFLPVSTDDMAETPTTLPAGIRHEYRWSRDSGQGTERNTASLHSRASSSCPSPSDEYDGFEKPDEDIPEQSSESRGFMHTGVLDRFLANRVPSLVSVRALRILNFVYNVIDRLILPLGSIALVSGGVTYGGIMRDREVFNGLAHFIKGGIFFWYGLITLGRMMGCWADLGWAWNVKPPREIVGWKAKIRSGEFTESAAIFSYGVSNVFLEHLGGWGGAWTATDLEHVSIAVLFFGGGLCGMLFESKRVRNWLNSTVLRAPSRLEAHETANAWNAPDTQEVSLNPMPALIILLLGMMMGGHHQTSMVSSMVHKSWGNMLIGFALARGVTYVLMYLKPPTSYLPSRPPTEIVASFCLISGGLIFMLSTRNVVEALEYYELDAMFATSIALGLTAFIMAWEIVLIAIKAWALKRQSRPQLAAYRFPA, from the exons ATGCTGCAGCGCATTTCGCGCGCCGCGCTGGCGGTTTTCCTACTAGCGTCCATCGCTAGTGCTCTCGCTCATGGCGATGATCACGAGATGGATATGAACATGGATATGGATCATATGGATATGGGCGCCTCGCACGAAAATGCGCAACCAGAGAATGGCGACGACTCGCCCATGAGTTATTTTGCCTACGGACAGTACACTGGATGGATCGTGGCACACATTGCCCTCATGGTAGTCGCATGGTGTTTCGTGTTACCAACAG CTATTATGTTGAGCGTCGCCCGGTCCCGCATGGCGCTGCTGTCGCAATTCATTTTCCTCGTGGTGAACGCGGTCGGTTTGTTCGTCGGTATTGTCTACAACAGCCAAACCCCAGATCTCTATGAGAATAATGCCCACCACAAGATCGGCTGGGTCGCGACCTGGGTGATCTCTGCTCAGGTCGTGATGGCTCTGATCTTCGCCTACGCCGGTAGAGGAGAGAAGGTAGAGAATGCCTACGAGCGTGCGCAATTCTTGCCCGTGTCGACCGACGACATGGCCGAGACTCCTACGACTCTCCCCGCTGGCATTCGCCATGAATACCGCTGGTCGAGGGACAGCGGTCAGGGCACTGAGCGGAACACGGCGTCCCTTCATAGCCGCGCTAGCTCGTCTTGCCCGTCGCCTTCGGATGAATACGATGGCTTTGAGAAGCCCGACGAGGATATCCCCGAACAGTCTTCGGAATCCCGAGGTTTCATGCACACCGGCGTCCTCGACCGATTCCTTGCCAACCGCGTTCCGAGCTTGGTTTCCGTCCGTGCTCTTCGAATCCTCAATTTCGTGTACAATGTCATTGACAGATTGATTCTGCCGCTTGGTTCTATTGCGCTTGTTAGCGGCGGCGTGACTTACGGTGGTATCATG CGAGACAGAGAAGTCTTCAACGGCCTCGCGCACTTCATCAAAGGCGGTATCTTTTTCTGGTACGGTCTCATCACCTTGGGCCGCATGATGGGCTGCTGGGCGGACTTGGGCTGGGCTTGGAATGTTAAGCCTCCGCGCGAGATTGTTGGCTGGAAAGCCAAGATTCGCAGCGGCGAGTTCACCGAATCCgcggccatcttctcctACGGCGTGAGCAACGTCTTCCTCGAGCACCTCGGCGGTTGGGGTGGGGCCTGGACCGCCACCGACCTTGAGCACGTATCAATCGCCGTCCTGTTCTTCGGGGGTGGCTTGTGCGGTATGCTATTCGAGTCGAAACGTGTCAGGAACTGGCTGAACAGCACCGTCTTGCGTGCTCCATCTCGCCTGGAAGCGCACGAAACCGCCAATGCCTGGAATGCCCCTGACACTCAGGAGGTGTCGCTTAATCCGATGCCTGCGCTCatcattctccttctgggTATGATGATGGGAGGGCATCACCAGACTAGCATGGTCTCTAGCATGGTCCACAAGTCGTGGGGTAACATGCTTATTGGCTTTGCCTTGGCTCGTGGGGTCACGTACGTCTTGATGTATCTGAAGCCTCCAACCTCGTACCTGCCTTCTCGTCCTCCAACTGAGATCGTCGCATCGTTCTGCTTGATTTCTGGGGGTCTCATCTTCATGCTGAGT ACCCGCAATGTTGTCGAGGCGCTGGAGTATTACGAGCTCGATGCAATGTTCGCAACCAGCATCGCTCTGGGCTTGACTGCTTTCATCATGGCTTGGGAAATTGTCCTCATTGCCATAAAAGCTTGGGCTCTCAAGCGCCAATCTCGCCCGCAGCTTGCCGCTTACCGATTCCCAGCGTAG
- a CDS encoding uncharacterized protein (transcript_id=CADANIAT00005013) has protein sequence MGMAWRLFPGSWMDALIMIHGKLIALLVCFQPDAGSGGGMTDSLSAYGAAFVLYIVRPFYYEYTSSPSSESAWISSFIVIDNSSPVPPAFCRSLEPPVDPVRPSSLSLILQVRRVSTVNILLSMFGISTSMGVSINARHGPSTPLIVYSLVAEHRSM, from the exons ATGGGCATGGCATGGCGCTTGTTCCCTGGATCCTGGATGGATGCTCTAATAATGATTCATGGTAAGCTCATCGCCCTATTGGTTTGCTTTCAGCCCGACGCGGGCTCGGGGGGTGGCATGACTGACTCACTTTCGGCTTACGGAGCCGCCTTCGTCTTATACATCGTTCGGCCGTTCTACTATGAGTACACGAG CTCGCCTTCATCTGAATCAGCATGGATTAGCAGCTTTATTGTGATTGATAATTCGAGTCCCGTTCCTCCAGCCTTCTGTAGGTCACTTGAACCCCCGGTGGATCCGGTCCGCCCATCATCGCTCTCCTTGATCCTTCAAGTTCGGAGAGTTTCGACGGTCAACATTCTCTTATCAATGTTTGGAATCAGCACGAGCATGGGCGTCAGCATCAACGCCCGCCATGGTCCATCGACGCCGTTGATAGTATACAGTCTGGTTGCAGAACATCGATCGATGTAA